A segment of the Streptomyces sp. NBC_00376 genome:
GGGTGTGCTTGGTGGAGATACGGGCCGGTCCCGTGCCGTACCCCTTGGCGAATCCGGCCCTGTCGATGAGCCAGGCCGCGGAGGTCTTGACGCGTCCCCCGTCCGCGGGGAAGGCGGGGGGCGTCGTCTCCGGGCCGAGCCGGTCCCTGGCGCGGGCGAGGAACGCCTCGTACTCCGCCTCCTCCAGGATCGGGTTGGTGAAGAACGAGCCGGCCGACCAGGTGTCGTGGTCCTCCGGATCCAGCACCATGCCCTTGCCGGCGCGGAGCCCGAGCACGGTTTCGCGGGCGGCCGCCGCGGGCACCCGCTCGCCCTGTTCGACGCCCATGGCGCGGGCCGTCTCGGCGTACCTCAGCGGCGCGGACAGACCGCCCGCGTCCTCCAGCTCGAAGCGGACACGCAGCACCACGAAACGGTCGGGTTCGGCCTTGAAGCGACTGTGCCGGTACGAGAACGCGCACTCGGCATTCGGGATGGTGACCGTTTCCTCGGTGCGCCGGTCATAGGCGACGACCTCCGTGATGGTGGAGGAGACCTCCTGGCCGTACGCGCCGACGTTCTGAATCGGCGTCGCACCGGCGGAGCCCGGGATTCCGGCCAGGCACTCGATGCCTGCGAGGCCGACCTCGACGGTACGGGCCACGGCGTCCGTCCAGATCTCGCCGGCGGCGAGCTCAAGCGTCGTGCCGTCCAGTGCGAAGCCCTTGGTCGCGATGCGCAGGGCGGTGCCGTCGAAACCCTTGTCGCCGATGACCAGGTTGCTGCCGCCGCCGATGACGAGGAGCGGGGTGCCGCTCCCGTCGGCCTCGCGCACGGCTTCGATCACCTCGGCGTCGCTCGTCGCCGTGAGGAGGCGGGCGGCGGGGCCGCCCAGCCGGAAGGTGGTCAGGGGGGCGAGGGGGGCGTCATGGAGTTCCTGCACGGGGACAAGGGTACGGTCCGCGCCGCCACCGCTCGGGCGGGGCACGGACCGGCCTCGCCGCAGAGCCACGACCGGACCCGGCGCCCGGCCGGAAAGCCGGGCGCAACCTGCCCACAGGCAAGGATGAGGGGCCCGGCCCCGTGGACCGTGCCCCTCATACCTGCCGCGCGGTACGGCCTCAGCCGAGCCGCACCACGGCGCGGGACATGCCCAGCACCTTCTTGCCCTCGTTCATGGCCGTCAGGTCCACCCGCACCTGCTTGTCGTCCAGCAGGGCGGCCACCTTGGCGCTGACCTCGATCAGGGCGCCGTCCTCGTCGTTCGGCACGACGACCGGCTTGGTGAACCGCACCCCGTACTCGACGACCGCTCCCGGGTCGCCGACCCAGTCCGTGACCACCCGGATCGCCTCGGCCATGGTGAACATGCCGTGCGCGATCACATCCGGCAGTCCGACCTCGCGGGCGAACTTCTCGTTCCAGTGGATCGGGTTGAAGTCGCCGGAAGCGCCCGCGTACTGCACCAGCGTCGCCCGGGTCACCGGGAAGGACTGCGCCGGCAGCTCCGTACCGACCTCGACCGACTCGTATGCGATCTTCGCCGTCATCACGCCTCCTCGGCGGCGCGCGCCACCAGCTTCGTCCACGCGGTCACGACGTGCTCACCGGACTCGTCGTGGACCTCGCCACGGACGTCCAGGATGTCGTTGCCCGCCAGCGACTTGATGGCCTCGATCGTCGAGGTGACCGTCAGCCGGTCCCCCGCCCGTACGGGACGCACATAGGAGAACTTCTGGTCGCCGTGCACCACCCGGCTGTAGTCCAGGCCCAGCTGCGGGTCGTGGATCACCTGCCCGGCCGCCTTGAACGTGATGGAGAAGACGAACGTCGGCGGCGCGATCACATCGCTGTGGCCGAGCGCCTTGGCGGCCTCGGGGTCGACGTACGCCGGATTCGCGTCGCCCACCGCCTCGGCGAACTCGCGGATCTTCTCCCGGCCGACCTCGTACGGCGGGGTGGGCGGATAGGTCCGCCCCACGAAGGACTGGTCGAGCGCCATGAGCTCGCTACCTCCTGATGAAAGATGAACAGGCCGAAGAAATGATGAACAGGCCGAAGGACAGCCTTCATACAACGACACGAGGCCGCCCCCAATGGGGACGGCCTCGTGTACGAGCCTGTTTCAGCGCGTTTCGCGGTGCGCAGTGTGCGAGTTGCAGCGCGGGCAGTGCTTCTTCATCTCAAGACGGTCCGGGTTGTTACGCCGGTTCTTCTTGGTGATGTAGTTCCGCTCCTTGCACTCCACGCAGGCCAGCGTGATCTTCGGGCGGACGTCGGTGGCAGCCACGTGAGTGCTCCTTGGACGGACGGATGGACGGATGAACGCAAAAAAGAGTAGCCGATCGAAGGACCGACCCCACAATCGGCTACCGTAAGTAGCGGTGACCGGACTTGAACCGGTGACACAGCGATTATGAGCCGCTTGCTCTACCGACTGAGCTACACCGCTTTGATGAATGAGTCCCCCCGCCGAAGCGGGGTTTCCCGATCACCAGAGCCCCAATGCGGAATCGAACCGCAGACCTTCTCCTTACCATGGAGACGCTCTACCGACTGAGCTATTGGGGCGAGCGATGAAGACATTACACGGTCTGTCGCCGATCGCCCAAATCCGTTTCGGGCCCCCCTCCGGAACCCTTGATCGACGCCGCGCCGATCCCTCGGCCGACAGCCTCCGGAACCGCCCTTCGGCCGCCTGAGCAGCGCCTCGGTCTCCCCGCGGGGCACCGCCGTCACGGCCGTACGCGCACGCCCCACGCGTCCCCAGGGCCACACCGGTACGACTATTTCGCTCCTCCTCGAACCGGGCCGGACACGCCCCTAGGCTCGACTCACTCTGCGTGATCTTGTCCCCATTCCCAGGAGCGCGATGCCCGACAGCCAGCCGTGGCAGCCGGACGACCGGGCCGCCGACGCGGCCGATGCGACCGGCAGCCCCGACACCGCCGCCCCGGCCGGGACCGGCCTGGTGCTCTGCGGCGCCCGGCTCACCGACGGCCGCGTCGTGGACGTACGGCTCGGCGGCGGCCGCATCGAGGCCGTCGGCACGGCGGGCAGTCTGACCGCACCCGGTCCGCGGCTGGACCTGCGCGGCTACCTGCTGCTCCCCGCCCCCGTCGAACCCCACGCCCACAGCGACACCGCGCTCACCGCCGACGGCGCGGGCCCCGGCGTCCCGGGACCGGCGTCGCACCGCCCGGAGGACATCCGGCGCCGCGCCACCGAGGCCGCCCTGCTGCAGCTCGGCCACGGCGCCACGGCGCTGCGCTCGCACGTGCGGATCGGGGACGTCCAGGGCCTCGCCCCGCTCGAAGCCGTACTGCAGGCGCGCCGTTCGCTGCGCGGGCTGGCCGACCTGACCCCCGTCGCCGTGCCGCGGCTGCTCACCGGCGTCGCGGGCGTCGGCAACCTGGCCATGCTGCGCGACGCGGTGAAGATGGGGGCCGGCGCGGTCGGCGGCTGTCCGGACCTCGATCCGGACCCGACGGGGTACGCGGAGGCGGTGCTGGAGGTCGCCGCCGAGCAGGGCTGCTCCGTCGACCTGCACACGGACGGCGACGATCCGGCCCGGCTCGGCCGGCTGGCCGCCATGGCCGGAGGGCTGCGGACCGGCGTCTCCCTCGGCCCGTGCGCGGGCCTCTCCCGGCTTCCCGCGCAGGCCGCGGCCCGCGCCGCCGACCAGCTGGCCGCGGCCGGTGTGACGGTGATCTGCCTCCCCCAGGGCGGCTGCAGCGGCATGGAAGGCCGGGGCACCGCCCCCGTACGGCTGCTGCGGGCGGCCGGCGTGCGGGTCACGGCGGGCAGCGGGGCGCTGCGGGACGTCGCGAACCCCGTGGGCCGCGGTGATCCGCTGGAGGCCGCCTACCTGCTGGCCTCGCAGCACGGGCTGCCGGCCTCAGAGGCGTACGAGGCGGTGTCCTCGGCCGCCAGGACGGTGATGGGGCTGCCCGGGGTCAGGGTCGAGGCGGGCTTCCCGGCCGAGCTGCTCGCCGTGCGCGGGGAGCAGCTGGAGGGGGTGCTGTCGCTGGCCTACAGCCGGGTCGTGGTGCATCGCGGCCGGGTGGTGGCGCGGACGAGCGCGGTGCGCGAGTACTGCGACTCGGAGACCGTCGTCGCCCTCGGCCTGCCCCGCCAGGGGAGGCCGGATTCCGGTTCCTGCGGCGGGCCCTGAGCGCGGCGGGCCGTCGCGGCGTACGGTCGAAACCATGCGCATTGTCATCGCAGGTGGACATGGTCAGATCGCGCTGCGGCTGGAGCGGCTGCTCGCCGCGCGCGGGGACGAGGCGGTGGGCGTCATCCGCAATCCGGACCAGGGCAAGGACCTCCGGGCCGTGGGCGCGGAGCCGGTGGTCCTGGATCTCGAATCCGCTTCCGTGGAGGAGGTGGCCCGGGTGCTGCGCGGTGCCGACGCGGTGGTCTTCGCGGCCGGCGCGGGCCCGAACAGCGGCGCGGAACGCAAGGAGACGGTGGATCGCGGGGCGGCGGTGCTCTTCGCCGACGCCGCCGAGCTGGCGGGCGTACGGCGCTACGTCGTGGTCTCGTCGATGGGCGCCGACCCCGACCACCCGGGCGACGAGGTCTTCGACGCGTATCTCCGGGCCAAGGGGGCTGCGGACGCGTACGTGCGCTCCAGGACCGGGCTCGACTGGACGATCCTGCGCCCCGGCATGCTGACGAACGACGCGGGCACGGGGGCGGTCCTGCTGACCGCGTCGACCGGCCGCGGTCCGGTGCCGCGCGACGACGTGGCGGCGGCGCTGCTGGAGCTGCTGGAGACCCCGGCGACGGCGGGGCTGACGCTGGAGCTCATCTCGGGGAACGTGCCGGTGGCGGTCGCGGTGAAGGACATCGCGGGCAACTGACCTGCGGGCGGGGGCGCGGCTCTCAGGCGCGCGGTGCCGGGCGGACGGTGATGCCGTGGCGTTCCAGCAGCGCGGCGGTGACGCCGTCGCCCTCGCGGAGCCCGCCCGTGAACGTACCGTCGTAGACCGCTCCGCGCCCGCAGGACGGGCTGCGCGCCATCAGCAGCGCCTCGGTGCACCCGGCCCGGCGTGCGGCCTCCAGCGCCCGTCCCGCGCCGTCCACGAACTCCTCGGTCACGTCGTGTCCGGTGTCGTCGACGACCCGGGCCCGGCCGTCCAGCACGTCATGGCCGTCGCCGCCGACGATCTCGGCGGGGCGGCGCGGGGTGGGCAGTCCGGCGGAGACCTCGGGGCAGAAGGCCACGGGGCGGCGGTCGCCGATGGCCGCGGTCACCTCGGCGGAGGCCTTGCCGCGGCCGTCGAAGCGGCAGGGCACACCCTGCAGACAGGCGCTGACCAGTACGGATTCCATGTCAGGACCCCTCGCGGCAGAAGCGGCAGAAGACGCGCAGCAGAGCACGCGCGGCAGAAACAAAGAAGGCCCCTGTCTGAGACAGGGGCCTTACCTTGTGGCGGCGCCAGGGTTCGAACCTGGGTAGGCTGAGCCGGCAGATTTACAGTCTGCTCCCTTTGGCCACTCGGGCACACCGCCGGGGATTGCTGCCGTGAGAACCGCTTTTCGGCGGCGCCCCCTGGCAACGACGTAAACGATACCCGATGCCCGGGGGTGCTTCGCCACCGGATTGATCAGCGGCCCGATCGGGCGCGGGTGGCCAAGGATTGTCCCGTAATCCCTGGTGGATCAGCGTGCGGCGTCGGACGCGGCGCATCGCAAGGCGAGGGGGCGCCCGAATACTGGATGTATTCGGGCGTTCCGACAACGCGGCGAGGCGCCATGGCCGTCGTCGCACGCCCGCCAGGGTTCACGGGACAGCCCTTAGGCTTTGATCGGCGCCGCGGGGCCGACAGGCCCGCCGCCGGTACGTATGCACCCCCGTTTCCGCATCCCCGATACAAGGAGCCACACGTCATGGCCGACTCCAGTTTCGACATCGTCTCGAAGGTCGAGCGGCAGGAGGTCGACAACGCCCTCAACCAGGCCGCCAAGGAAATCTCGCAGCGTTACGACTTCAAGGGCACCAACGCCTCGATCTCCTGGTCCGGCGAGAAGATCCTGATGGAGGCGAACGGCGAGGAGCGGGTCAAGGCGATCCTCGACATCTTCCAGTCCAAGCTGATCAAGCGGGGCATCTCGCTGAAGTCGCTGGACGCGGGCGAGCCGCAGCTGTCCGGCAAGGAGTACAAGATCTTCGCCACGATCGAGGAGGGCATCTCCCAGGAGAACGCCAAGAAGGTGGCGAAGATCATTCGCGACGAGGGCCCGAAGGGCGTCAAGGCGCAGGTCCAGGGCGACGAGCTGCGGGTCAGCTCGAAGAGCCGGGACGACCTGCAGGCCGTGCAGGCGCTGCTGAAGGGCCAGGACTTCGACTTCGCCGTGCAGTTCGTGAACTACCGGTAGGTCCCGCCCTTCGCCGGAGTGCGGAGCGGGAGCACCGCTCCGCACCCGGGGTGCGATGTCCGAAAACCGCTGGTCGTGGTGGATCGGGGAACGCAGACTTGTCCATGTCGGGCGACGATCCGGTCGAATCCCGGCATGAAGTGCAGGAAAGGGACGAGTCATGACCATGTACGCAACGGTCGACAGCCCGCTGGGTGAACTGCTGCTGGTCGGCGAGGAGACCACCGGCGGGGTGGCGCTCGCCTCGCTCTCGCTGCCCGGCCAGAAGGGCGCCGCGGTCGTCCGGGACGGATGGGTCCGCGCACCGGAGGCGTTCGCGGGGATCGCCGCCCAGCTGCGGGAGTACTTCGCGGGCCGGCTGACCCGCTTCGACATCGTGTACGCGGACGGCGTGGGCACCGACTTCCAGCGCCGGGTGTGGACCGCCCTGGACGCCGTCCCCTACGGGGAGACCGTCTCGTACGGACAGATCGCCGAACGCATCGGCACCCCGGGGGCGGGCGTGCGGGCCGTGGGGACGGCGATCGGGCGCAACCCGCTGCTGGTCGTGCGGCCGTGCCACCGGGTGATCGGCTCGGACGGGGCGCTGCGGGGTTACGCGGGCGGCCTGGAGTGCAAGGAGCGGCTCCTGCGGCTGGAAGGCGCCCTGGCGGTGCGCTGAGATGTCCGGACTCTTCCCCAGACCCCGCACCGTCGTCGCGCCGGGGGCGGTGCATGTGCCCGAGTGGCTGTCGCCGGAGCGGCAGCGGGAGTTGGTGGCGGCCTGCCGGGAATGGGCGCGCGGTCCGGTGCCGCTGCGGCACACGGTCCTGCCGGGCGGCGGGGTGATGTCCGTGCAGACCGTCTGCGTGGGGTGGCACTGGCAGCCGTACCGGTATTCGCGCACGGCCGACGACGTGAACGGGGCGCGGGTGGCCGCATTCCCCGACTGGCTGGCCGAGCTGGGGCGAGAGGCGCTGATCGCGGCGTACGGGGACGAGAGCCCGGTACGGACGTACGCGCCGGACACCGCGCTCGTCAACTTCTACGACGCGGCGGCGCGCATGGGCATGCACCAGGACAAGGAGGAGCGGTCCGGCGCTCCGGTGGTGTCGCTCAGCATCGGCGACACCTGTGTATTCCGCTTCGGGAACACGGAGAACCGTGGAAGGCCCTACACGGACGTGGAATTGGCCTCCGGCGATCTGTTCGTCTTCGGCGGGCCCTCGCGTTTCGCCTTCCACGGCGTGCCGAAGGTCTGCCCCGGTACCGCCGATCCCGCGACGGGGATGAGCCGCGGCAGGCTCAATCTGACCCTGCGCGAGACCGGGTTGGGGACCTTCGGTACGGACGGGCGTCAGCGGCGTTCGCGGGAGTTCCCGAACAGCAGCCGGTAGGCGATCAGCAGGACCAGCGAACCGCCGATGGCAGCGATCCAAGTGGCCAGGTCGAAGAAGTCGTTGGTAATGGGGCGGTCGAGGAAGCGCGACGATATCCAGCCACCGAGGAAAGCGCCGACGACCCCTATGAGGGTGGTGCCGATCAGGCCGCCCGGGTCACGGCCCGGAAGCAGGATCTTGGCGATGACTCCGGCCGCCAGTCCGAGAATGATCCATCCGATAATGCTCATGCGTG
Coding sequences within it:
- a CDS encoding UDP-N-acetylmuramate dehydrogenase → MQELHDAPLAPLTTFRLGGPAARLLTATSDAEVIEAVREADGSGTPLLVIGGGSNLVIGDKGFDGTALRIATKGFALDGTTLELAAGEIWTDAVARTVEVGLAGIECLAGIPGSAGATPIQNVGAYGQEVSSTITEVVAYDRRTEETVTIPNAECAFSYRHSRFKAEPDRFVVLRVRFELEDAGGLSAPLRYAETARAMGVEQGERVPAAAARETVLGLRAGKGMVLDPEDHDTWSAGSFFTNPILEEAEYEAFLARARDRLGPETTPPAFPADGGRVKTSAAWLIDRAGFAKGYGTGPARISTKHTLALTNRGEATTEDLVALAREVVAGVREAFGVTLVNEPVTVGVSL
- a CDS encoding MaoC family dehydratase; the protein is MTAKIAYESVEVGTELPAQSFPVTRATLVQYAGASGDFNPIHWNEKFAREVGLPDVIAHGMFTMAEAIRVVTDWVGDPGAVVEYGVRFTKPVVVPNDEDGALIEVSAKVAALLDDKQVRVDLTAMNEGKKVLGMSRAVVRLG
- a CDS encoding MaoC family dehydratase N-terminal domain-containing protein, producing the protein MALDQSFVGRTYPPTPPYEVGREKIREFAEAVGDANPAYVDPEAAKALGHSDVIAPPTFVFSITFKAAGQVIHDPQLGLDYSRVVHGDQKFSYVRPVRAGDRLTVTSTIEAIKSLAGNDILDVRGEVHDESGEHVVTAWTKLVARAAEEA
- the rpmG gene encoding 50S ribosomal protein L33, which encodes MAATDVRPKITLACVECKERNYITKKNRRNNPDRLEMKKHCPRCNSHTAHRETR
- a CDS encoding amidohydrolase family protein, whose translation is MPDSQPWQPDDRAADAADATGSPDTAAPAGTGLVLCGARLTDGRVVDVRLGGGRIEAVGTAGSLTAPGPRLDLRGYLLLPAPVEPHAHSDTALTADGAGPGVPGPASHRPEDIRRRATEAALLQLGHGATALRSHVRIGDVQGLAPLEAVLQARRSLRGLADLTPVAVPRLLTGVAGVGNLAMLRDAVKMGAGAVGGCPDLDPDPTGYAEAVLEVAAEQGCSVDLHTDGDDPARLGRLAAMAGGLRTGVSLGPCAGLSRLPAQAAARAADQLAAAGVTVICLPQGGCSGMEGRGTAPVRLLRAAGVRVTAGSGALRDVANPVGRGDPLEAAYLLASQHGLPASEAYEAVSSAARTVMGLPGVRVEAGFPAELLAVRGEQLEGVLSLAYSRVVVHRGRVVARTSAVREYCDSETVVALGLPRQGRPDSGSCGGP
- a CDS encoding SDR family oxidoreductase; the encoded protein is MRIVIAGGHGQIALRLERLLAARGDEAVGVIRNPDQGKDLRAVGAEPVVLDLESASVEEVARVLRGADAVVFAAGAGPNSGAERKETVDRGAAVLFADAAELAGVRRYVVVSSMGADPDHPGDEVFDAYLRAKGAADAYVRSRTGLDWTILRPGMLTNDAGTGAVLLTASTGRGPVPRDDVAAALLELLETPATAGLTLELISGNVPVAVAVKDIAGN
- a CDS encoding DUF523 domain-containing protein; this encodes MESVLVSACLQGVPCRFDGRGKASAEVTAAIGDRRPVAFCPEVSAGLPTPRRPAEIVGGDGHDVLDGRARVVDDTGHDVTEEFVDGAGRALEAARRAGCTEALLMARSPSCGRGAVYDGTFTGGLREGDGVTAALLERHGITVRPAPRA
- a CDS encoding YajQ family cyclic di-GMP-binding protein, which gives rise to MADSSFDIVSKVERQEVDNALNQAAKEISQRYDFKGTNASISWSGEKILMEANGEERVKAILDIFQSKLIKRGISLKSLDAGEPQLSGKEYKIFATIEEGISQENAKKVAKIIRDEGPKGVKAQVQGDELRVSSKSRDDLQAVQALLKGQDFDFAVQFVNYR
- a CDS encoding methylated-DNA--[protein]-cysteine S-methyltransferase is translated as MTMYATVDSPLGELLLVGEETTGGVALASLSLPGQKGAAVVRDGWVRAPEAFAGIAAQLREYFAGRLTRFDIVYADGVGTDFQRRVWTALDAVPYGETVSYGQIAERIGTPGAGVRAVGTAIGRNPLLVVRPCHRVIGSDGALRGYAGGLECKERLLRLEGALAVR
- a CDS encoding alpha-ketoglutarate-dependent dioxygenase AlkB family protein, with product MSGLFPRPRTVVAPGAVHVPEWLSPERQRELVAACREWARGPVPLRHTVLPGGGVMSVQTVCVGWHWQPYRYSRTADDVNGARVAAFPDWLAELGREALIAAYGDESPVRTYAPDTALVNFYDAAARMGMHQDKEERSGAPVVSLSIGDTCVFRFGNTENRGRPYTDVELASGDLFVFGGPSRFAFHGVPKVCPGTADPATGMSRGRLNLTLRETGLGTFGTDGRQRRSREFPNSSR
- a CDS encoding GlsB/YeaQ/YmgE family stress response membrane protein: MSIIGWIILGLAAGVIAKILLPGRDPGGLIGTTLIGVVGAFLGGWISSRFLDRPITNDFFDLATWIAAIGGSLVLLIAYRLLFGNSRERR